A genomic segment from Peribacillus sp. ACCC06369 encodes:
- a CDS encoding chemotaxis protein has product MEANKGILLESGTNELEIVEFGIGRNKFGINVIKVKEIINPVPITLVPHSHPNVEGIIELRGEVLPVVNVADALGFPPSETPEQDKFIVAEFNQQKVVFHVHTVTQIHRISWSQIEKPSDMYQGLESQIIGVIKLNSEMLLLLDFEKIVVEINPESGINIQQVKKLGNRQNSDKKILIAEDSPLLRKLLYDTLSEAGFKYLEFYENGLDAINYLENLIASGKVVEEEVQLVITDIEMPQMDGHHLTRRIKESGELAVLPVIIFSSLITDSLRHKGQVVGADAQISKPEITELINLIDRFAL; this is encoded by the coding sequence TTGGAAGCAAATAAAGGGATATTACTTGAAAGTGGAACAAATGAGCTTGAAATAGTGGAATTCGGCATCGGAAGGAATAAATTCGGCATTAACGTAATTAAGGTGAAGGAAATCATTAATCCTGTCCCCATCACGCTTGTACCTCATTCCCATCCAAATGTGGAGGGGATCATTGAGCTTCGCGGTGAAGTCCTGCCAGTTGTGAATGTAGCGGATGCTTTAGGGTTTCCGCCATCAGAAACTCCTGAGCAGGATAAATTCATTGTGGCTGAATTCAATCAGCAAAAAGTGGTCTTCCATGTCCATACGGTAACACAGATCCATCGTATTTCCTGGTCTCAAATCGAAAAGCCGTCGGATATGTACCAAGGCCTTGAAAGTCAGATTATCGGAGTAATAAAATTAAATAGCGAAATGTTACTGTTACTCGATTTTGAAAAAATAGTGGTCGAAATCAATCCGGAATCAGGGATAAACATCCAGCAGGTTAAAAAGCTCGGTAACAGGCAAAACTCAGATAAGAAAATCCTGATTGCAGAAGATTCTCCATTACTGAGAAAGCTGCTGTACGATACACTGTCAGAGGCTGGATTCAAGTACTTGGAGTTTTATGAGAATGGACTTGATGCAATCAATTATCTGGAGAATTTGATTGCATCAGGAAAAGTGGTCGAAGAAGAAGTGCAATTGGTGATTACCGATATTGAGATGCCCCAAATGGATGGTCATCATTTGACTAGAAGAATAAAGGAAAGCGGTGAACTCGCAGTATTGCCGGTGATTATTTTCTCTTCTTTGATTACGGACAGCTTGCGTCATAAAGGTCAAGTCGTAGGTGCTGACGCACAAATCAGCAAACCTGAAATTACGGAGCTTATAAATTTGATAGACAGATTTGCATTATAA
- a CDS encoding YkyB family protein, whose product MNQTKGHSERDEFSINSLAQAVFIVNKHAKTALEPKNLYNLKRLALNKLMQEGKAKKIGLHFSDNPRFAAQQSDVIVECGSYVFHLPPTKEDLKKLPHLGSRAASIRNPKASLSLSKAKQILQSYVGQAGEKQPNPTNTEKRSYGRGSVKQPFHNPFPSSFLGKGSKY is encoded by the coding sequence ATGAACCAAACGAAAGGACATTCTGAAAGGGATGAGTTTTCGATTAACTCCCTTGCCCAAGCCGTGTTTATTGTTAATAAGCATGCAAAGACTGCGTTGGAGCCAAAGAATTTATATAATTTAAAGCGGCTCGCATTAAACAAGCTTATGCAAGAAGGAAAAGCGAAGAAGATTGGACTTCATTTCTCCGATAACCCTCGCTTTGCAGCACAACAATCCGACGTGATCGTTGAATGCGGATCATATGTTTTTCATTTACCTCCCACTAAGGAAGATTTGAAAAAACTACCCCACCTCGGCAGCCGGGCAGCATCCATACGGAACCCTAAAGCGTCGTTGTCATTATCCAAGGCCAAACAAATCCTGCAATCTTACGTTGGACAAGCAGGTGAAAAACAACCGAACCCTACCAATACCGAGAAAAGGTCTTACGGGCGTGGGTCGGTCAAGCAACCTTTTCACAATCCATTCCCATCTTCCTTTTTAGGAAAAGGTTCCAAGTATTAA